One genomic segment of Eikenella corrodens includes these proteins:
- the yciA gene encoding acyl-CoA thioester hydrolase YciA, whose protein sequence is MPHRNTPTHTQPQGELLLRTVAMPSDTNPNQDIFGGWIMSQMDLGGGILAAEIAQGRIATVCAQEMNFIRPVKVGNVVCCYGRCVRVGNTSLQLKLEVWVKTLMNDHVTETRELVTEAMFTYVAIDAQGNPRPVPKENNPKLAGLL, encoded by the coding sequence ATGCCACACCGCAACACGCCCACGCACACCCAGCCGCAAGGCGAGCTCCTGCTGCGCACCGTAGCCATGCCCAGCGACACCAACCCCAACCAAGACATCTTTGGCGGCTGGATTATGTCGCAGATGGATTTGGGCGGCGGGATCTTGGCTGCCGAAATCGCCCAAGGCCGAATCGCCACCGTGTGTGCGCAAGAAATGAACTTTATCCGGCCGGTGAAAGTCGGCAACGTGGTGTGCTGCTACGGCCGTTGTGTGCGCGTAGGCAACACCTCGCTGCAACTAAAACTCGAAGTGTGGGTGAAAACCCTGATGAACGACCACGTTACCGAAACCCGCGAGCTGGTAACCGAAGCCATGTTCACTTATGTGGCCATCGATGCCCAAGGCAACCCGCGCCCGGTGCCGAAGGAAAACAACCCCAAACTGGCCGGCTTGCTGTAA